In Cydia pomonella isolate Wapato2018A chromosome 1, ilCydPomo1, whole genome shotgun sequence, one genomic interval encodes:
- the LOC133521131 gene encoding uncharacterized protein LOC133521131, giving the protein MGSEGGVMQRQLGRRSVRALLLLVCWTSLCALWLPARQRAPPTSTTPIPRPPLPSDPEIEPRDENLLIDAERHLPSLPLTYWLKHRYEVNKSYKSKDCAPFPSVFDLEYSDMYWQTLRTSQGVFHLYGAYLDARNTSHTGPTVRLLAVHDRIQPKLATYCQLWFEERSGPVVVLILEYVYMWPSVWGNYRDGALLPYLVVCALPADVRALRPAAVSLVEQPCDRATNCLRVHFDEPPDRTQKEFAICVKGLDFQHEDISMRLVEWIELVRLLGADKIFFYEFEVHPNISKVLAYYRARGLVDITPITLPGGQPNFPSLRHIYMKKRLTYKRQMELVPYNDCLYRHMYQYRWLTLLDIDEVIVPMQDPDWKSLLKRVTSLAAPMSGKPPRSSYFARNVYYLDEQEPTLCLETGAPSYMYMLQHVHRTRNFTKPDSNIKAFHETGRVLALHNHFPISCIGGQCSAYPMGTTQARLHHYRANCARELSKEVRAEPVRDAVLWRWADQLVPRVTQALTELGLIRPKPSTNNTSSTHMPANSRSPAQ; this is encoded by the coding sequence ATGGGCAGTGAGGGCGGTGTTATGCAGAGACAGTTGGGCCGGCGCAGCGTGCGCGCACTTCTGCTACTGGTGTGTTGGACGAGCCTGTGCGCGCTATGGCTGCCTGCACGTCAGCGCGCTCCGCCTACCTCGACAACACCTATACCCCGACCCCCGTTGCCGTCCGACCCCGAAATTGAGCCAAGGGATGAAAATCTGCTCATCGACGCCGAGCGGCATCTCCCCTCCCTCCCGCTCACCTACTGGCTCAAGCATCGCTACGAGGTGAACAAATCTTATAAGTCAAAAGACTGCGCGCCATTTCCCTCAGTGTTCGACCTCGAGTATTCCGATATGTACTGGCAAACGCTGCGCACGAGTCAGGGCGTATTCCATCTTTACGGTGCCTATCTTGATGCTCGAAACACCTCGCACACTGGCCCCACCGTGCGACTGCTGGCCGTGCACGACCGCATCCAGCCGAAGCTGGCCACGTACTGCCAGCTCTGGTTCGAAGAACGATCCGGCCCTGTGGTGGTACTCATACTGGAGTACGTGTACATGTGGCCCAGTGTGTGGGGTAACTACCGCGACGGCGCGCTGCTGCCGTACCTGGTAGTGTGCGCGCTACCGGCCGACGTGCGCGCGCTGCGACCCGCTGCCGTGTCACTGGTGGAGCAACCGTGCGACCGCGCCACCAACTGCTTGCGCGTGCACTTCGATGAGCCGCCCGACCGTACGCAAAAGGAGTTCGCCATCTGTGTCAAGGGGCTTGATTTCCAGCACGAGGACATATCCATGCGCCTCGTTGAGTGGATTGAGCTCGTGCGGTTGCTGGGCGCCGACAAAATATTCTTCTACGAATTTGAAGTCCATCCCAACATCAGCAAAGTTCTAGCGTACTACCGCGCGCGGGGATTAGTGGATATCACGCCGATCACCCTGCCAGGCGGGCAGCCTAACTTTCCGAGTCTGCGGCACATTTATATGAAGAAGAGATTGACTTACAAACGACAGATGGAATTGGTGCCCTACAATGACTGTCTGTACCGGCACATGTACCAGTACCGCTGGCTGACGTTGTTGGACATCGATGAAGTTATCGTGCCGATGCAAGACCCCGATTGGAAATCGCTACTGAAGCGTGTGACGTCACTAGCCGCGCCGATGTCAGGGAAACCACCTCGCTCTTCCTACTTCGCGCGAAATGTATATTACCTAGACGAGCAGGAGCCCACCCTTTGCTTGGAGACGGGCGCGCCGAGTTACATGTACATGCTGCAGCACGTCCACCGCACGCGCAACTTCACAAAACCCGACTCGAACATCAAGGCGTTCCACGAGACGGGACGCGTGCTAGCACTGCACAACCACTTTCCAATATCGTGCATTGGCGGGCAGTGCTCGGCGTACCCGATGGGCACTACACAGGCGCGTCTGCACCACTACCGCGCCAACTGCGCACGTGAGCTGAGCAAGGAAGTGCGCGCCGAGCCAGTGCGCGACGCCGTTCTGTGGCGGTGGGCTGACCAGCTTGTCCCTCGCGTCACGCAAGCACTCACCGAGTTAGGGCTAATACGTCCCAAGCCCTCCACTAACAACACCTCGTCTACTCATATGCCGGCTAACTCTAGGTCACCAGCCCAATAA